A window of Cohnella herbarum contains these coding sequences:
- a CDS encoding glycoside hydrolase family 172 protein — protein MREPLYAMPRGVETRWASPENRTGGKGIAAMAKGGRKGSPCLSIKAKEEVVLAREDGVSGMIRRIWVTLNDRSPRMLRSLRLEFYWDGAEKAAASAPLGDFFGTGLGRMAAFQSSLFSSPEGRSFNCFVPMPFRTGMKVTLTNEGDTDLGMFFYDIDYTVGDRHGEDALYFHAHFRRERPTVLREDYEIVPRLHGRGRFLGANIGVKPDAVTYGLTWWGEGECKIYLDGDDSYPTLCSTGTEDYIGTGWEQGRFGHLYQGCHVADKERLEFCFYRYHVPDPVYFQEDIRVTMQQIGYWEPRTIEVMRQANATVMLAGEGHRTISFGNGSEVPDYGNFERRDDWSSCAYFYLDRPYSELPELDPVEKRVEAIGEDTV, from the coding sequence ATGCGGGAACCGTTGTACGCGATGCCGCGCGGAGTAGAAACGCGCTGGGCGTCGCCCGAGAATCGAACGGGAGGCAAAGGCATCGCGGCTATGGCGAAGGGAGGGAGGAAAGGCTCGCCTTGCCTTTCGATTAAGGCTAAGGAGGAGGTCGTTCTTGCGCGGGAGGATGGGGTAAGCGGGATGATTCGCCGAATCTGGGTGACGTTAAACGACCGCAGCCCGCGAATGCTGCGCTCGCTTCGCTTGGAATTCTATTGGGACGGGGCGGAGAAAGCGGCCGCTAGCGCTCCGCTCGGAGATTTTTTCGGAACGGGGCTCGGCAGGATGGCGGCATTCCAGTCGTCCCTCTTCAGCAGTCCGGAAGGTCGCAGCTTTAATTGTTTCGTTCCCATGCCCTTTCGTACCGGAATGAAGGTGACGTTGACCAACGAAGGCGATACGGATTTGGGAATGTTTTTCTACGACATCGATTATACGGTAGGGGATCGTCACGGCGAAGACGCGCTCTACTTCCACGCCCATTTCCGCCGGGAGCGTCCTACCGTATTGAGGGAAGATTACGAGATTGTTCCGCGATTGCACGGTAGAGGACGGTTTCTCGGGGCGAACATCGGCGTCAAGCCGGATGCCGTAACCTATGGACTCACTTGGTGGGGAGAAGGAGAATGCAAAATCTACTTGGACGGGGACGATTCTTATCCCACTTTGTGCAGTACCGGGACCGAGGATTATATCGGAACAGGCTGGGAGCAGGGGCGGTTCGGTCATCTATATCAGGGCTGTCATGTCGCGGATAAAGAGAGGCTGGAATTTTGTTTCTATCGCTACCATGTGCCGGATCCGGTTTATTTTCAAGAGGATATTCGCGTGACGATGCAGCAAATCGGCTATTGGGAACCAAGAACGATAGAGGTTATGCGCCAAGCGAACGCAACTGTTATGTTGGCGGGAGAAGGGCACAGGACGATCTCGTTTGGCAACGGCTCGGAGGTGCCGGATTATGGTAACTTCGAGAGGCGGGACGATTGGTCGAGCTGCGCTTATTTCTATCTGGATCGCCCGTATTCGGAATTGCCGGAGCTCGATCCGGTCGAGAAAAGAGTAGAAGCGATAGGGGAAGATACGGTATGA
- the accD gene encoding acetyl-CoA carboxylase, carboxyltransferase subunit beta, with protein sequence MFKDLFQKKKYAVVPSERTKRDIPEGLMNRCPKCGQIQLSKELEKNLKVCSGCGHHYRLNAWERIAMTLDEGRLFEIDENLISEDPLNFPGYASKLEQQKASSGLKDAVVTGEGEIGGFPVVIGVMSFDFFSGSMGSVVGEKVTRAIEKATEKKLPLVFFSTSGGARMQESILSLMQMAKTSAALAKFQEQGGLFISIFTDPTLGGVSASFASLGDFNLAEPGAIVGFAGRIVIEQTIRQKLPDNFQTAEFNLKHGQLDKVVHRKEMKTLLTKLLDMHAGKGELADVQ encoded by the coding sequence GTGTTCAAGGATTTATTTCAAAAGAAAAAATACGCCGTCGTTCCTTCGGAGCGTACGAAAAGGGATATTCCCGAAGGGCTAATGAATCGATGCCCGAAATGCGGTCAAATCCAGCTCAGCAAGGAACTGGAGAAAAATCTTAAGGTGTGTTCCGGTTGCGGACACCACTATCGATTGAACGCCTGGGAGCGCATCGCTATGACGCTCGATGAGGGGCGTCTTTTTGAGATTGACGAAAACCTGATCTCTGAAGATCCGTTGAACTTTCCCGGTTATGCGTCGAAGCTCGAGCAACAGAAAGCAAGCTCCGGTCTGAAGGATGCGGTCGTTACCGGCGAAGGCGAAATCGGAGGATTTCCGGTCGTCATCGGCGTTATGAGCTTCGATTTCTTCAGCGGCAGCATGGGTTCGGTCGTTGGGGAGAAGGTCACACGCGCAATCGAGAAGGCTACGGAGAAGAAACTTCCTCTCGTCTTTTTCTCGACTTCCGGCGGAGCCCGGATGCAAGAGAGTATTCTAAGTTTGATGCAAATGGCCAAAACTAGCGCTGCGCTTGCTAAGTTTCAAGAGCAAGGCGGGTTATTCATTTCCATATTCACGGATCCTACGCTTGGCGGCGTATCCGCGAGTTTTGCGAGCCTTGGCGACTTTAATTTGGCCGAGCCGGGCGCGATCGTCGGGTTTGCCGGACGGATCGTCATCGAACAGACGATTCGCCAGAAGCTGCCCGATAACTTCCAAACGGCCGAATTCAACCTGAAGCATGGCCAATTGGACAAAGTCGTGCACCGTAAGGAAATGAAAACGTTGCTGACCAAACTTCTAGATATGCATGCGGGGAAAGGAGAGCTGGCCGATGTCCAGTGA
- a CDS encoding glutamate decarboxylase — protein MWTVIYIAPTAKIAERIQKRLTDEGFLVQVRPINLTKPQYEILVPSGEVREVQEVLGSILHL, from the coding sequence ATGTGGACGGTCATCTACATCGCACCGACCGCTAAGATCGCCGAACGGATTCAGAAGCGTCTGACGGATGAAGGATTTCTCGTACAGGTACGCCCCATTAACCTTACCAAACCGCAGTACGAAATATTGGTCCCATCTGGAGAAGTGCGGGAAGTGCAAGAGGTATTAGGCAGCATTCTGCACCTGTAA
- the pyk gene encoding pyruvate kinase — protein MRKTKIVCTIGPSSESLENTKKLITAGMNVARLNFSHGDFEEHGNRMKAIRQACQELNKTVAILLDTKGPEIRLGKLKEEPIELVQGEYITLTTEEILGDINRVPITYKELPGDVRVGSTILIDDGLIGMTVVDIQGTEIKCQIVNSGQIKSKKGVNVPGVAISMPGLTEKDIGDIKFGIEMGVDFIAASFVRRASDVLEIRELLERHDARHIQIISKIENQQGVDNLDEILEVSDGLMVARGDLGVEIPAEEVPLVQKLMIEKCNRAGKPVITATQMLDSMQRNPRPTRAEASDVANAIFDGTDAIMLSGETAAGKYPVESVLTMSRIAERAESALHYREIFIKQANAQQTSVTEAISQAVANSALDLEAKAIVTSTESGYTARMISKYKPKSQIIAVTPVEQVLRRLQLVWGVIPVKGVSAATTDEMFEIAVKGAMDTGLVQLGDTIIITAGVPVGRSGTTNLIKIHNVGELIAQGQGIGSQSATGKIVIANTPEEAIRKMTRGAILVAPSTDKEYMPAFEKAAAVITECGGITCHAAVVGLNLGIPVIVGVNDAIKLLADGMEVTLYAEHGVIYSGQARVM, from the coding sequence ATGCGTAAAACGAAAATCGTCTGTACGATCGGGCCATCCAGCGAGTCGCTGGAAAATACGAAAAAATTAATTACCGCCGGCATGAACGTTGCCCGCTTGAACTTCTCGCACGGAGACTTCGAGGAGCACGGCAACCGGATGAAAGCGATTCGCCAAGCTTGCCAAGAATTGAACAAAACGGTAGCGATTCTACTCGATACCAAAGGACCGGAAATCCGTCTTGGCAAATTGAAAGAAGAGCCGATCGAGCTCGTTCAAGGGGAATACATTACCTTGACGACCGAAGAGATCTTGGGCGATATTAATCGCGTTCCGATTACTTACAAGGAATTGCCGGGTGACGTTCGCGTAGGTTCGACGATTCTGATCGACGACGGTTTGATCGGAATGACGGTCGTTGACATTCAAGGCACCGAAATCAAGTGCCAAATCGTCAACAGCGGCCAAATCAAAAGCAAAAAAGGCGTAAACGTACCGGGTGTAGCTATCTCGATGCCGGGTCTTACGGAAAAAGATATCGGCGATATCAAATTCGGAATCGAGATGGGCGTGGATTTCATCGCGGCATCGTTCGTGCGCCGCGCAAGCGACGTTCTGGAAATCCGCGAGCTTCTGGAGCGTCATGACGCTCGCCACATTCAAATCATTTCCAAGATCGAGAATCAACAAGGTGTAGACAACCTGGACGAAATTCTTGAAGTTTCGGATGGGCTTATGGTTGCTCGCGGAGATCTCGGCGTAGAAATCCCGGCCGAAGAAGTTCCTCTCGTTCAGAAGCTGATGATCGAGAAATGTAACCGCGCGGGTAAACCGGTAATTACCGCAACGCAAATGCTCGATTCCATGCAACGCAATCCTCGTCCGACGCGCGCCGAAGCTTCCGACGTGGCGAACGCTATCTTCGACGGCACGGACGCGATCATGTTATCCGGCGAGACGGCCGCGGGCAAATATCCAGTCGAATCTGTATTGACGATGTCCCGTATCGCCGAGCGCGCGGAATCGGCGTTGCATTACCGCGAAATTTTCATCAAACAAGCGAATGCCCAACAAACTTCCGTTACGGAAGCGATCAGCCAAGCCGTGGCGAACTCCGCTCTTGATCTCGAAGCGAAAGCGATCGTCACATCCACGGAGAGCGGCTACACGGCTCGCATGATTTCCAAATACAAACCGAAATCCCAGATCATTGCCGTAACTCCGGTCGAGCAAGTGCTTCGTCGCTTACAGCTCGTATGGGGCGTCATTCCGGTCAAAGGAGTGTCCGCGGCAACGACGGACGAAATGTTCGAAATCGCGGTTAAAGGAGCTATGGATACAGGGCTCGTTCAACTTGGCGATACGATCATTATTACGGCAGGCGTACCTGTCGGACGTTCCGGAACGACGAACCTGATCAAAATTCACAACGTCGGCGAACTGATCGCGCAAGGTCAAGGGATCGGATCGCAAAGCGCTACCGGCAAAATCGTGATCGCGAATACGCCTGAAGAGGCCATTCGTAAGATGACGAGGGGAGCGATCCTCGTTGCGCCTTCGACCGATAAAGAATACATGCCTGCTTTCGAGAAAGCAGCTGCAGTTATTACGGAATGCGGCGGCATTACTTGCCACGCGGCGGTAGTCGGCCTTAACCTGGGTATCCCGGTTATCGTTGGCGTCAACGATGCGATTAAGCTGCTTGCTGACGGCATGGAAGTTACCTTGTACGCGGAGCACGGCGTCATTTACTCCGGTCAAGCAAGAGTTATGTAA
- a CDS encoding alpha/beta hydrolase, with protein MALLQCEFISESLEISASMNVILPQGKLERPFQTLYLLHGLSDNHTIWCRRTSIERYADQHGIAVVMPAVNRSFYADMSHGAKYWTFVSEELPKIARSFFPLSSEREDNFVAGLSMGGYGALKLGLSFPERYAAAASLSGAVDVNRLATEGFGGDISNVFSDPAAVKGSSADLFALAERAADRQDIPMLYQYCGTEDFLYDDNVRFRDHLRKLQINATHVEEPGTHEWGCWDRQIERVLQWLPLKRD; from the coding sequence GTGGCGTTGCTACAATGCGAGTTTATTTCGGAATCGCTCGAGATTTCCGCTTCAATGAACGTAATCCTGCCTCAAGGAAAATTGGAAAGACCGTTTCAGACGCTGTACCTGCTGCACGGACTGTCCGACAACCATACGATCTGGTGCCGACGCACCTCCATAGAGCGTTATGCCGACCAACACGGCATCGCGGTCGTTATGCCTGCGGTCAATAGAAGTTTCTATGCCGATATGAGCCATGGCGCGAAGTATTGGACTTTCGTCAGCGAAGAGCTGCCAAAGATTGCTCGTTCGTTCTTTCCGTTATCTTCCGAGCGCGAGGACAATTTCGTGGCCGGGTTATCCATGGGCGGATACGGTGCTTTGAAGCTCGGTTTGTCATTTCCGGAACGGTATGCAGCTGCGGCCAGTTTGTCCGGAGCGGTGGACGTAAATCGACTTGCGACTGAAGGGTTCGGCGGTGACATCAGCAACGTATTCAGCGATCCTGCGGCCGTTAAGGGGTCGTCCGCGGACTTGTTCGCGCTTGCGGAACGCGCGGCGGACAGACAAGACATTCCGATGCTCTATCAGTACTGCGGCACCGAAGATTTCCTATATGATGACAACGTCAGATTCCGCGATCATCTCCGAAAGTTGCAAATAAACGCTACTCACGTAGAGGAGCCGGGTACGCACGAATGGGGATGTTGGGATCGTCAAATAGAGCGCGTTCTGCAATGGCTTCCGTTAAAGCGCGATTAG
- a CDS encoding acetyl-CoA carboxylase carboxyltransferase subunit alpha produces the protein MSSELPFERPLVELRKKIDELKHFGAEKEIDFTDEIGRLEERYKQLEDEIYTNMSAAQIMHMARHHQRPTSLDYINLVFTDFIELHGDRVFADDLAIVGGLAKLNGIPVTIVGHQRGKDTKDNIQRFFGSPHPEGFRKALRFMQQANKFGRPIITFIDTKGAYPGNTAEERNQSEAIARNLIEMAKFGVPIICVVIGEGGSGGALALGVGNRVLMLENAIYSAISPNGAASILWKDASKADEAAEAMKITAKHLLEFGIIEDIIPEPQGGAHRDKEMQSEAIKDALWRHLQELLQMTPDQLREDRYQKFRKVGRFGTAELE, from the coding sequence ATGTCCAGTGAACTGCCCTTTGAGAGGCCGCTTGTCGAACTACGCAAAAAAATAGATGAACTCAAGCATTTCGGAGCCGAGAAGGAAATCGACTTCACGGATGAAATCGGACGGCTCGAAGAGCGGTACAAGCAGCTTGAAGATGAGATCTACACGAATATGAGCGCGGCTCAGATCATGCACATGGCTCGTCATCACCAGCGTCCGACGTCTCTTGATTACATAAATCTCGTTTTTACGGATTTTATCGAGCTGCACGGGGACCGGGTATTCGCCGACGATTTGGCTATCGTCGGAGGACTGGCTAAGCTTAACGGCATTCCGGTTACGATTGTCGGCCACCAACGAGGGAAAGATACTAAGGACAACATCCAGCGTTTCTTCGGCAGTCCCCATCCGGAGGGCTTCCGCAAAGCGCTGCGTTTCATGCAGCAGGCGAATAAATTCGGTCGTCCGATCATTACGTTCATCGACACGAAGGGCGCGTATCCCGGCAACACCGCCGAGGAACGCAATCAATCGGAAGCGATCGCCCGTAATTTGATCGAGATGGCGAAGTTCGGCGTGCCGATCATCTGCGTCGTCATCGGAGAAGGCGGAAGCGGCGGAGCATTGGCGCTTGGCGTCGGCAATCGGGTGCTCATGCTGGAGAACGCGATTTATTCGGCCATTTCGCCGAACGGAGCCGCGTCGATCCTGTGGAAAGATGCCTCCAAAGCGGATGAAGCAGCGGAAGCAATGAAAATAACCGCCAAACATTTGCTCGAGTTCGGCATCATCGAAGATATTATTCCGGAGCCGCAGGGCGGCGCTCATCGCGATAAAGAAATGCAGTCGGAAGCGATCAAAGACGCGTTATGGCGCCATTTGCAAGAACTATTGCAGATGACGCCGGATCAATTAAGGGAAGACCGGTACCAGAAGTTCCGTAAAGTCGGGCGTTTCGGTACCGCTGAGCTTGAATAG